A section of the Microbulbifer pacificus genome encodes:
- a CDS encoding glycosyltransferase family A protein, producing the protein MFSYFMKKRLRKHDAVNNRKLESILRVQLLQQQALNSTTPGVGNDKEHHIVVSLTSFDKRIDNLFYTVESLFQQWVKADAVVLWLSTKNFPDRVLPASLESQKKRGLQVHFVEEDFGPYKKYCYAFEHFPDSLIITVDDDTLYPPDMIDQLYRAWLRNPNWIHCHRAHFMRKDRRGKLLSYDDWDSDWRWSGNDGEPSLLVFPTGVGGVLYFPGALHPDAFDHEKFMRLCPNADDVWLKAMSLKQGTLCARVPDSRNWSQRFLSLVGSQDSALKKENWRKRGGNDCKIRTVFEYYDLYKMLD; encoded by the coding sequence ATGTTTTCCTACTTTATGAAGAAGCGTCTGCGCAAGCATGACGCAGTCAATAACCGCAAGCTGGAGTCCATCCTGCGGGTTCAACTGCTGCAGCAGCAGGCGCTGAACAGCACCACCCCGGGTGTCGGCAACGACAAGGAGCATCATATCGTTGTCTCCCTCACTTCCTTCGATAAGCGTATCGACAACTTGTTCTACACCGTGGAAAGCTTGTTCCAGCAGTGGGTGAAGGCGGATGCTGTGGTGCTGTGGCTGTCGACAAAAAATTTTCCGGATCGAGTCCTCCCAGCGAGCCTGGAATCGCAGAAAAAGCGCGGTCTACAAGTTCATTTCGTAGAGGAAGACTTCGGTCCGTATAAAAAATACTGCTATGCATTCGAACATTTCCCCGACAGCCTGATTATCACTGTCGATGATGACACTCTGTATCCGCCGGACATGATCGACCAGCTATACCGCGCTTGGCTGCGCAACCCCAATTGGATTCACTGCCACCGTGCGCACTTTATGCGCAAGGACAGGCGGGGCAAGCTGTTGTCCTACGACGACTGGGATTCCGACTGGCGCTGGAGTGGCAATGATGGGGAACCATCGCTGCTTGTGTTCCCCACCGGGGTTGGTGGTGTACTGTACTTTCCCGGGGCGTTACACCCCGATGCGTTTGACCACGAAAAATTCATGCGCCTCTGCCCAAATGCCGATGATGTGTGGTTGAAGGCGATGAGTTTGAAGCAGGGTACGCTTTGTGCGCGGGTGCCTGACTCGCGCAATTGGTCGCAAAGGTTTTTGTCACTGGTCGGGAGCCAAGACTCGGCCCTAAAAAAAGAAAACTGGCGCAAGCGCGGAGGCAATGACTGCAAGATCCGCACTGTATTTGAGTATTACGACCTGTACAAAATGCTCGATTGA
- the glnE gene encoding bifunctional [glutamate--ammonia ligase]-adenylyl-L-tyrosine phosphorylase/[glutamate--ammonia-ligase] adenylyltransferase: MLPFPDAVCPEHLQSRLQQQWQSWCEQVGNEAAGAVSGLLENDAARQIAVARAMVGSDFFMQQCSRNPALLQQLLGSDDLGIAAPDLTALDSEQALEKTLRQLRNRVNAEVIFRDFAGQWDIPAACARLTELAEVCIQAALDWHRERMLERHGEPRNRGGVAQPMVVLGMGKLGARELNLSSDIDLIFAYPEPGQSDGQSPLENQAYFQRLGQRLIKTLDATTADGFVFRVDMRLRPYGDSGPLVSHYAALEDYYQTQGREWERYAMIKARPVAMAGEGAAEAAEDLIELLRPFTYRRYIDFSVIEALREMKTLIQRQVRARGMTDNIKLGRGGIREVEFIAQAFQLIRGGREPDLRVRNILKVLPQLEAGGHLPAGCAAQLRDAYLLLRRVEHGLQADKDQQTQTLPPEPARREQLAFALGYENWPALESKLLEARTVIEREFDEVIAPPEESGEISPGEQWQMLWAGCARAEERDSWLEQLHEGGFQPASKALDLLLDLRGDRIVAALPASGRQRLDQTMPLLLAAASEVSEPLLALGRVMPLLRSILRRSAYLVLIIENPPVLTQLLRLCSASPWIAEQLARHPILLDEMLDQRRLLQPSTAKDIADDLRQHMLRVDPEDLEAQMEALRHFKQGQSLRIAAQEITGALPLMKVSDSLTWLAEAILQQSLQLAWQQVTEKHGAPAGTSAEEMRFAIVAYGKLGGLELGHGSDLDIVFVHDAEAQQYTDGERSIDNLSFYTRLAQRLIHILQTRTLSGSLYEVDTRLRPSGNSGLLVTSLVAFEKYQRESAWTWERQALVRTRAVAGSERLGAAFETLRIELLCAPRDEQKLREEVVDMRNKMRAQLDKSNDREFDLKHGRGGIVDIEFMVQYAALAWAHSAPSIVRYTDNIRILESLTEAGLMPAHQAAHLIDAYKAYRSEGHRLALQQLPGVVSGDQFEAERKTVETTWQQILG; encoded by the coding sequence GTGCTGCCCTTTCCCGACGCCGTCTGTCCCGAGCATCTGCAATCCCGTCTGCAACAGCAGTGGCAAAGCTGGTGTGAGCAGGTGGGAAATGAGGCTGCCGGCGCAGTAAGTGGACTGCTGGAAAACGATGCGGCGCGACAGATCGCTGTGGCGCGAGCCATGGTCGGCTCGGACTTTTTTATGCAGCAGTGCAGTCGCAACCCCGCGCTGCTGCAGCAGTTACTGGGCAGTGATGATCTCGGCATTGCTGCGCCCGATCTAACAGCTTTGGATTCCGAGCAGGCACTGGAAAAGACCTTGCGCCAGCTCAGGAACCGGGTGAATGCGGAAGTGATCTTCCGGGACTTTGCCGGCCAGTGGGATATTCCCGCGGCGTGTGCGCGGCTGACGGAACTGGCGGAAGTCTGTATCCAGGCCGCGCTCGACTGGCACCGGGAGAGAATGCTCGAGCGTCACGGCGAGCCGCGCAACCGGGGCGGTGTAGCGCAGCCGATGGTCGTGCTGGGCATGGGCAAGCTGGGAGCGCGGGAACTGAACCTGTCCTCGGATATCGACCTGATCTTCGCCTATCCGGAGCCCGGCCAGAGCGACGGGCAGAGCCCGCTGGAAAATCAGGCTTACTTCCAACGCCTCGGTCAGCGCCTGATCAAGACCCTGGATGCCACCACCGCCGACGGTTTTGTCTTTCGCGTGGATATGCGCCTGCGCCCTTACGGCGACAGCGGCCCGCTGGTGAGCCATTACGCGGCACTGGAAGACTACTACCAGACCCAGGGGCGGGAGTGGGAGCGCTACGCGATGATCAAGGCACGACCTGTGGCCATGGCGGGCGAGGGCGCCGCAGAAGCGGCGGAAGACTTGATAGAACTGCTGCGGCCTTTCACCTACCGCCGCTATATCGACTTCAGTGTGATCGAGGCGCTCAGGGAAATGAAAACCCTGATCCAGCGCCAGGTGCGCGCGCGCGGCATGACCGACAACATCAAGCTTGGGCGCGGTGGCATCCGCGAAGTGGAATTTATCGCGCAGGCGTTCCAGCTGATCCGCGGTGGCCGCGAGCCGGATCTGCGGGTGCGCAATATCCTGAAAGTGCTGCCACAGCTAGAAGCGGGTGGCCATCTGCCGGCGGGCTGTGCCGCGCAGTTGCGCGATGCCTACCTGCTGTTGCGTCGGGTGGAGCACGGCCTGCAGGCGGACAAAGACCAGCAGACCCAGACGCTGCCGCCGGAACCCGCGCGCCGCGAGCAGCTGGCGTTTGCACTGGGCTACGAAAATTGGCCGGCACTGGAAAGCAAACTACTGGAGGCCCGCACGGTCATCGAGCGTGAATTCGACGAGGTGATCGCACCGCCGGAAGAGAGCGGCGAGATCAGCCCCGGCGAACAGTGGCAGATGTTGTGGGCCGGTTGCGCGCGCGCCGAGGAGCGGGATAGCTGGCTGGAGCAACTGCACGAGGGTGGTTTCCAGCCGGCGTCCAAGGCGCTGGATCTTCTGCTGGACCTGCGTGGTGATCGCATTGTCGCGGCTCTGCCGGCGTCCGGTCGTCAGCGCCTGGACCAGACCATGCCGCTGTTGCTGGCGGCGGCGTCCGAGGTGAGTGAGCCATTGCTGGCGTTGGGCCGGGTGATGCCGCTGCTGCGTTCCATTTTGCGCCGCAGTGCCTATCTGGTGCTAATCATCGAAAATCCGCCGGTGCTGACCCAGTTGCTGCGGTTGTGCAGCGCCTCGCCGTGGATCGCCGAGCAGTTGGCGCGCCATCCCATCCTGCTGGATGAAATGCTCGACCAGCGCCGGCTGTTACAGCCTTCCACCGCCAAAGATATTGCCGACGACCTGCGCCAACATATGCTGCGGGTGGACCCGGAGGATCTGGAGGCGCAGATGGAAGCGCTGCGCCATTTCAAGCAGGGGCAGAGCCTGCGTATCGCCGCCCAGGAAATTACCGGCGCGCTGCCGCTGATGAAAGTGAGCGATTCCCTCACCTGGCTCGCCGAGGCGATTCTGCAGCAGTCGCTGCAGCTCGCCTGGCAGCAGGTAACGGAAAAGCACGGTGCACCCGCGGGCACAAGTGCGGAGGAAATGCGCTTTGCCATCGTCGCCTACGGCAAGCTCGGCGGTCTGGAACTCGGCCACGGCTCGGACCTGGATATCGTGTTTGTGCACGACGCCGAGGCGCAACAGTACACCGACGGTGAAAGATCCATCGACAACCTGAGCTTCTACACCCGCCTCGCCCAGCGCCTGATTCATATCCTGCAGACGCGCACGCTAAGTGGCTCGCTGTACGAGGTGGACACCCGCCTGCGTCCTTCCGGCAATTCCGGTCTGCTGGTGACCTCGCTGGTGGCGTTCGAAAAATACCAGCGCGAGAGCGCCTGGACCTGGGAGCGCCAGGCACTGGTGCGCACCCGTGCGGTTGCTGGTAGCGAGCGACTCGGTGCTGCGTTTGAAACCCTGCGCATTGAACTGCTTTGTGCGCCGCGAGATGAGCAGAAATTGCGTGAAGAAGTGGTGGATATGCGCAATAAAATGCGTGCGCAGCTCGATAAGAGCAATGATCGGGAATTCGATCTCAAGCACGGTCGGGGCGGTATTGTCGACATTGAATTTATGGTTCAATATGCCGCATTGGCCTGGGCGCACAGCGCCCCATCAATCGTGCGATATACCGATAATATTCGCATTCTTGAAAGCCTCACTGAGGCGGGCCTGATGCCGGCTCACCAGGCCGCGCATTTGATCGACGCCTACAAAGCCTACCGATCTGAAGGTCATCGCCTGGCATTACAACAGCTGCCCGGGGTTGTATCCGGTGACCAATTCGAAGCGGAAAGAAAGACCGTTGAAACAACCTGGCAGCAGATACTGGGCTGA
- a CDS encoding GspE/PulE family protein has translation MAVSKMADRILDLPGLLEDLVSQGYVGRPDANRLIGTPRSAEQAQMHPLTYIASCELPNQKRPGKALDAATLTQWLADTSSHGLYHIDPLKVNVAAVTEVMSFQFAKRHQILCVEASKEMLLVATAQPYTAGWEEQLEHTSGRTVQRVVADPADIKRYCTEFYSLAHSITGASGLKGTSGANNFEQLLELGNLKDPEANDQHIVNIVDWLLQHAFDQRASDIHIEPRRDIGRIRFRIDGILHPIHELPDAVNAAVTSRLKILGRMNVAEKRKPQDGRIKTKRPDGSEVELRLSTLPTAFGEKLVMRIFDPEVLARSYNDLGLAGDDLDRWQTMLGRPNGIVLVTGPTGSGKTTTLYTALKQLASTEVNVSTIEDPIEMVEESFNQTQVHHSIGLDFAAGIRTLMRQDPDIIMVGEIRDLETAQMAVQAALTGHLVISTLHTNDAPTAVTRLLDLGLPHYLLKSTVLGVMAQRLVRTLCPSCKRKAEISDEDWQALVKPWRAPKPEVVYQPEGCLDCRNTGYRGRQGIYEILPFSEGIQALITHDCDLQLVRRQGMREGMSSLRLSGAKKVAAGITTVQEVLRVAPPPDIAF, from the coding sequence ATGGCTGTGAGCAAAATGGCGGACCGGATTCTCGACCTGCCGGGGCTGCTGGAAGACCTGGTGAGCCAGGGGTATGTCGGTCGCCCGGACGCCAACCGCCTGATCGGCACCCCGCGCTCTGCCGAACAGGCGCAGATGCACCCGCTCACCTATATCGCCAGCTGCGAGCTGCCCAACCAGAAAAGACCGGGCAAGGCGCTGGACGCCGCAACCCTCACCCAGTGGCTGGCGGATACTTCTTCTCACGGGCTCTACCATATCGATCCGCTCAAAGTGAATGTGGCGGCGGTGACCGAGGTGATGAGTTTCCAGTTCGCCAAACGCCACCAGATCCTGTGTGTGGAGGCCAGCAAGGAAATGCTGCTGGTTGCCACCGCCCAGCCCTACACCGCCGGCTGGGAAGAGCAGCTGGAGCACACCAGCGGGCGCACGGTGCAGCGGGTGGTGGCGGACCCGGCGGATATCAAACGCTACTGCACCGAGTTCTACTCCCTGGCCCACTCCATCACCGGCGCCAGCGGTCTCAAGGGCACCTCTGGCGCCAACAATTTCGAGCAGCTGCTGGAGCTCGGCAACCTCAAAGACCCGGAGGCCAACGACCAGCACATCGTCAATATCGTCGACTGGCTGCTGCAGCACGCCTTCGATCAGCGCGCCAGTGACATCCATATCGAACCGCGCCGGGATATCGGGCGCATCCGCTTCCGTATCGACGGCATCCTGCACCCGATCCACGAGTTGCCGGATGCGGTGAACGCCGCCGTCACCAGCCGCCTGAAAATCCTCGGGCGCATGAACGTGGCGGAGAAGCGCAAACCCCAGGATGGCCGCATCAAGACCAAGCGCCCGGACGGCAGTGAGGTGGAGCTGCGCCTCTCCACCCTGCCCACCGCCTTCGGCGAAAAACTGGTGATGCGGATCTTCGACCCCGAGGTGCTGGCGCGCTCCTACAACGACCTTGGCCTCGCCGGTGATGACCTCGACCGCTGGCAGACCATGCTCGGCCGTCCCAACGGTATCGTGCTGGTGACCGGTCCCACCGGCTCCGGTAAAACCACCACCCTGTACACGGCGCTCAAACAGCTGGCCTCCACAGAGGTGAATGTCTCCACCATCGAGGACCCCATCGAGATGGTGGAGGAGAGCTTCAACCAGACCCAGGTGCACCACAGTATTGGCCTGGATTTCGCCGCCGGTATCCGCACCCTGATGCGCCAGGACCCGGACATCATCATGGTGGGGGAGATCCGCGACCTGGAAACCGCGCAGATGGCGGTGCAGGCCGCACTCACCGGCCACCTGGTGATCTCCACCCTGCACACCAACGATGCGCCCACCGCGGTTACCCGTTTGCTGGACCTGGGGCTGCCCCACTATCTGCTGAAATCCACCGTGCTCGGGGTCATGGCCCAGCGCCTGGTGCGCACCCTGTGCCCAAGCTGCAAGCGCAAGGCGGAGATCAGTGATGAGGACTGGCAGGCGCTGGTGAAGCCCTGGCGGGCGCCGAAACCGGAAGTGGTGTATCAGCCCGAGGGCTGCCTCGACTGCCGCAACACCGGCTACCGCGGCCGCCAGGGCATCTACGAAATCCTGCCGTTCAGCGAGGGCATCCAGGCCCTGATCACCCACGACTGCGACCTGCAACTGGTGCGTAGGCAAGGCATGCGCGAGGGCATGAGCAGCCTGCGTTTATCCGGGGCGAAAAAAGTCGCCGCAGGCATTACCACGGTACAGGAAGTGCTGCGGGTGGCACCGCCGCCGGATATCGCCTTTTAA
- a CDS encoding branched-chain amino acid transaminase, whose protein sequence is MSFADRDGVIWFDGELVPWRDARVHVLTHTLHYGMGVFEGVRAYQTADGGTSIFRLHEHTRRLFRSAKIMNMPMPWDVEQLNEAQRLVVRENGLKEAYLRPMAFYGSEGMGLRADKLQTHVIVAAWEWPSYMSPEAKELGIKVNTSSYTRHHVNIAMCKAKANGNYINSMLALQEAIRNGCEEALLLDPEGYVAEGSGENFFLVSDGVIYTPELTSCLDGITRKSVIQLAEECGYKVVEKRITRDEVYIADEAFFTGTAAEVLPIRMLDGRTIGCGRRGPITKRLQQMYFDAVQGRSPAHMGWLSDVHEGCQPPQAASA, encoded by the coding sequence ATGTCATTTGCCGATAGAGACGGCGTTATCTGGTTTGACGGTGAACTGGTTCCGTGGCGCGATGCCCGGGTACATGTACTCACCCACACTCTGCACTACGGAATGGGCGTGTTCGAGGGCGTGCGCGCCTATCAGACCGCCGACGGCGGCACCAGCATCTTCCGCCTTCACGAACACACCCGCCGCCTGTTCCGCTCTGCCAAGATCATGAACATGCCCATGCCGTGGGATGTGGAGCAGTTGAACGAAGCCCAGCGTCTGGTGGTGCGGGAGAACGGCCTCAAGGAAGCCTACCTGCGCCCTATGGCATTTTACGGCTCCGAGGGCATGGGCCTGCGTGCGGACAAGCTGCAGACCCACGTGATTGTCGCCGCCTGGGAGTGGCCGAGCTACATGAGCCCGGAGGCAAAAGAGCTGGGTATCAAGGTCAACACCTCGTCCTATACCCGCCACCACGTGAACATCGCCATGTGCAAGGCGAAGGCCAACGGCAACTACATCAACTCCATGCTCGCGCTGCAGGAGGCGATCCGCAACGGCTGCGAGGAGGCACTGCTGCTGGACCCGGAAGGCTATGTGGCCGAGGGCAGTGGTGAGAACTTCTTCCTGGTGAGCGACGGCGTGATCTATACCCCGGAACTCACTTCCTGCCTCGATGGCATCACCCGCAAGTCGGTGATCCAACTGGCGGAGGAGTGCGGTTACAAGGTGGTGGAGAAACGCATCACCCGCGACGAGGTGTACATCGCCGACGAGGCCTTCTTCACCGGTACCGCCGCAGAAGTACTGCCAATCCGCATGCTCGACGGCCGCACCATCGGTTGCGGCCGCCGCGGGCCCATAACCAAGCGCCTGCAGCAGATGTATTTCGACGCGGTGCAGGGCCGCAGCCCGGCGCATATGGGCTGGCTCAGCGATGTGCACGAGGGCTGCCAGCCGCCGCAGGCGGCATCTGCCTGA
- a CDS encoding TIGR00153 family protein, giving the protein MPLSNIANLFGRSPIKPIKEHMATAHKASADLVPFFEALMQGDYTTAKTIQQRISATENRADDIKKDLRLHLPDSLFMPVSRTDLLELLHAQDEVANTAQDIAGLAIGRQMEVPETLQAMMTTFVESAVAASAQALTAINELDELLESGFAGREVDIAQRMTEELDELERKSDKLEVQVRSALFKIEKELPPVDVIFLYRVIEWVGDLADRAHAVGNRLQLLLAR; this is encoded by the coding sequence ATGCCCCTGTCCAATATCGCCAACCTGTTCGGCCGCTCGCCGATCAAGCCCATCAAGGAGCACATGGCGACTGCCCACAAGGCGTCAGCGGATCTGGTGCCATTCTTTGAAGCCCTTATGCAGGGCGACTACACCACTGCTAAAACTATCCAGCAGCGTATCTCCGCCACCGAGAACCGCGCCGACGACATCAAGAAAGACCTGCGCCTGCACCTGCCGGACAGCCTGTTCATGCCGGTGTCCCGCACCGACCTGCTGGAACTGCTGCACGCCCAGGACGAAGTGGCCAACACCGCCCAGGACATCGCCGGCCTCGCCATTGGCCGCCAGATGGAAGTGCCGGAAACGCTGCAGGCCATGATGACCACCTTCGTGGAAAGTGCCGTGGCCGCCTCCGCCCAGGCGCTCACCGCCATCAACGAACTGGACGAACTGCTGGAGTCCGGCTTCGCAGGTCGTGAAGTGGACATCGCCCAGCGCATGACCGAAGAGCTGGACGAGCTCGAGCGCAAGTCCGACAAGCTGGAAGTGCAGGTGCGCTCCGCCCTGTTCAAGATCGAAAAAGAACTGCCTCCCGTGGACGTGATCTTCCTCTATCGCGTTATCGAGTGGGTCGGCGACCTGGCCGACCGCGCTCACGCTGTCGGCAACCGACTACAGCTGCTGCTGGCGCGTTAA
- a CDS encoding UDP-glucose dehydrogenase family protein, whose translation MNVTVFGTGYVGLVQAAVLAEAGHRVTCVDIDENKIERLKQGHIPIFEPGLEPIVKRNNESGNLSFTTDAAAGVAHGDLIFIAVGTPPDEDGSADLRYVLAVARTIAEHMDRKKYIINKSTVPVGTADKVREQVTRTLAERNALNLEFDVISNPEFLKEGSAVADCMKPDRIIIGTSEHASEQKMRQLYAPFNRNHDKVIVMDVRSAELAKYAANCMLATKISFMNEMAVIADRVGADIESVRQGIGSDPRIGYHFIYPGIGYGGSCFPKDVQALKTTAAQLGLDPKILNAVEERNHSQKHYLLKKIQQRYGQDLSGMTFALWGLSFKPNTDDMREAPARVLMENLWEMGAKVRAFDPEAMHECERIYGNREDLQLCGTRDSALSGADALIIATEWQQFKSLDHNTVRNSLKAPVVFDGRNLYDPLDMAEAGFEYFCVGRPQVASA comes from the coding sequence ATGAACGTTACCGTTTTTGGCACCGGCTATGTGGGCCTGGTACAGGCTGCGGTGCTGGCGGAAGCCGGCCACCGGGTTACCTGTGTGGATATCGATGAAAACAAGATCGAGCGCCTGAAGCAGGGCCATATCCCGATTTTTGAACCGGGCCTGGAGCCCATCGTCAAGCGCAACAACGAATCCGGTAACCTCAGTTTCACCACTGACGCTGCCGCCGGTGTGGCCCATGGCGACCTGATTTTTATCGCCGTCGGCACCCCGCCAGATGAAGACGGCTCCGCGGACCTGCGCTATGTGCTCGCGGTGGCACGCACCATTGCCGAACACATGGACCGCAAGAAATACATCATCAACAAATCCACCGTGCCAGTGGGTACCGCGGACAAGGTGCGCGAGCAGGTAACCCGCACCCTGGCCGAGCGCAATGCGCTGAACCTTGAATTCGATGTCATTTCCAACCCGGAATTTTTGAAAGAAGGCTCCGCGGTAGCCGACTGCATGAAACCCGACCGCATCATCATCGGCACCAGCGAGCACGCGTCCGAGCAGAAAATGCGCCAGCTGTATGCACCGTTTAATCGCAACCACGACAAGGTCATTGTGATGGATGTGCGCAGCGCGGAACTGGCCAAGTACGCGGCCAACTGCATGCTCGCCACCAAGATCAGCTTCATGAACGAGATGGCGGTGATCGCCGACCGCGTCGGTGCGGATATCGAATCCGTGCGCCAGGGCATCGGCTCGGACCCGCGCATCGGCTACCACTTCATTTACCCCGGTATCGGTTACGGCGGCTCCTGTTTCCCGAAAGACGTGCAGGCCCTGAAAACCACCGCCGCGCAACTGGGACTCGACCCGAAAATCCTGAACGCGGTGGAAGAGCGCAACCACAGCCAGAAGCATTACCTGCTGAAAAAAATCCAGCAGCGTTACGGCCAGGATCTCTCCGGTATGACCTTCGCGCTGTGGGGCCTGTCGTTCAAGCCCAACACCGATGACATGCGCGAGGCGCCCGCCCGCGTGCTGATGGAAAACCTGTGGGAAATGGGTGCGAAGGTACGCGCGTTTGACCCGGAGGCGATGCACGAGTGCGAGCGCATTTACGGCAACCGCGAAGACCTGCAACTGTGCGGCACCCGCGACAGCGCGCTGTCCGGCGCCGATGCGCTGATCATTGCCACCGAGTGGCAGCAGTTCAAATCACTGGACCACAACACCGTGCGCAACAGCCTGAAAGCGCCGGTGGTGTTCGACGGCCGCAACCTCTACGATCCGCTGGACATGGCAGAGGCCGGGTTTGAATATTTCTGTGTGGGTCGTCCTCAGGTGGCGAGCGCGTAA
- a CDS encoding inorganic phosphate transporter has translation MDIIAQYGHIFLILACVFGFFMAWGVGANDVANAMGTSVGSRALTIKQAIIIAMIFEFAGAYLAGGEVTATIRKGIISPDLFTDKPELLIYGMLSALLAAGTWLMIASILGWPVSTTHSIVGAIVGFSAVGISVDAVSWGKVGSIVASWVVSPLLAGTFSFLLFRSVQRLILNTEDPFTNAKRYIPIYMFAVGWMIAMVTLTKGLKHVLADANIKLSFWQDALIAGVAGLIVMGVGMAMIKRIKRDPERERGNRFANVERVFAILMIFTACAMAFAHGSNDVANAVGPLAAIVNTVQQGAVTAKAVMPSWILLLGGIGIVVGLATYGFKVMATIGQKITELTPSRGFAAELGAASTVVLASGTGLPISTTHTLVGAVLGVGLARGIGALNLRMITTIVASWIVTLPAGAGLAILFFFFFKGVFGWQ, from the coding sequence ATGGATATCATTGCTCAGTACGGCCACATCTTCCTGATCCTGGCCTGCGTCTTCGGCTTCTTCATGGCTTGGGGCGTGGGCGCAAACGACGTGGCCAACGCCATGGGAACCTCCGTCGGTTCCCGCGCGCTTACCATCAAGCAGGCGATCATCATCGCCATGATTTTCGAGTTCGCCGGTGCGTATCTGGCGGGCGGCGAAGTGACCGCCACCATCCGCAAGGGAATCATCTCCCCGGACCTGTTTACCGATAAACCGGAACTGCTGATCTACGGCATGCTGTCGGCCCTGTTGGCTGCGGGCACCTGGCTGATGATCGCGAGTATTCTGGGCTGGCCGGTTTCCACTACCCACTCCATCGTCGGTGCCATTGTCGGCTTCTCTGCGGTAGGTATTTCCGTGGACGCGGTGTCCTGGGGCAAGGTGGGCAGCATCGTCGCCAGCTGGGTGGTTTCCCCGCTACTGGCGGGCACCTTCTCGTTCCTCTTGTTCCGAAGCGTGCAGCGCCTGATCCTCAATACCGAAGATCCGTTCACCAACGCCAAGCGCTACATCCCGATCTACATGTTCGCGGTGGGCTGGATGATCGCCATGGTGACCCTCACCAAAGGTCTCAAGCATGTGCTGGCAGATGCCAATATCAAGCTGAGCTTCTGGCAGGATGCGCTGATTGCCGGCGTAGCGGGCCTGATCGTGATGGGCGTGGGTATGGCGATGATCAAGCGCATCAAGCGCGATCCCGAGCGCGAGCGCGGCAACCGCTTCGCCAACGTGGAGCGCGTATTCGCCATCCTGATGATCTTCACCGCCTGTGCCATGGCCTTTGCCCACGGTTCCAACGATGTGGCCAACGCGGTCGGCCCGCTGGCGGCGATCGTCAACACCGTGCAGCAGGGCGCAGTGACTGCCAAAGCCGTCATGCCCTCGTGGATCCTGCTGCTGGGGGGTATCGGTATTGTGGTGGGTCTCGCCACCTACGGCTTCAAGGTGATGGCCACCATCGGCCAGAAGATCACCGAGCTGACCCCGAGCCGCGGTTTCGCCGCCGAGCTGGGTGCCGCCTCCACCGTGGTACTGGCCTCCGGCACCGGTCTGCCAATCTCTACCACCCACACCCTGGTGGGTGCGGTGCTCGGCGTGGGCCTGGCGCGTGGCATCGGCGCACTCAACCTGCGCATGATCACCACCATCGTCGCCTCCTGGATCGTCACCCTGCCCGCGGGCGCGGGCCTCGCCATCCTGTTCTTCTTCTTCTTCAAGGGTGTGTTTGGCTGGCAATAG